A window from Chromatiaceae bacterium encodes these proteins:
- a CDS encoding diguanylate cyclase, producing the protein MTQIDQSLLQNAPFGLLLIDRNDLIGWANQRAAEMLQSSVAELTGQRVNALGDASRKLLQAEPKVQHAADQRHWVRRIVESGADDMRLVILQDVTEQERLAEENARLRQQVEDLRLTDDLTGLPNKRAISQALDLHISRSRRYQNPLSIALVQVDMQGFANLQPLSTDPVTLAVSRFLRDRLRWVDQIARWADNVFLLVLPETVSEDAEALLEKIRGEQDSIVVPEAFGDLRPRLAFGLACWAKGDDMRTLLRKALNGLAANAAA; encoded by the coding sequence ATGACGCAAATCGACCAATCCTTGTTGCAAAATGCGCCGTTCGGACTGCTGCTGATCGACCGTAACGACTTGATCGGATGGGCGAATCAGCGCGCGGCCGAGATGCTGCAGAGCAGTGTCGCCGAACTGACCGGACAGCGTGTAAACGCGCTCGGCGACGCGAGCCGAAAGCTGTTGCAAGCCGAACCGAAGGTGCAACACGCTGCCGACCAGCGCCACTGGGTACGACGGATCGTGGAATCCGGTGCCGATGACATGCGCCTGGTGATCCTTCAGGACGTCACCGAACAGGAGCGTCTCGCCGAGGAGAACGCCCGCCTGCGTCAACAGGTCGAGGACCTGCGTCTGACCGATGACCTGACCGGCCTGCCCAACAAACGGGCGATCAGCCAGGCGCTGGACCTTCATATCTCGCGCAGCCGCCGCTACCAGAATCCCCTGAGCATCGCGCTGGTCCAGGTCGACATGCAAGGATTCGCGAACCTGCAGCCGCTGTCGACCGACCCGGTGACGCTCGCGGTTTCGCGTTTCCTGCGCGACCGGCTGCGTTGGGTCGATCAGATTGCCCGCTGGGCCGACAATGTGTTCCTGCTGGTGCTGCCCGAGACGGTCTCGGAGGATGCCGAGGCGCTGCTCGAGAAGATTCGCGGCGAGCAGGACAGCATCGTGGTGCCGGAAGCCTTCGGCGACCTTCGCCCAAGACTCGCGTTCGGGTTGGCGTGCTGGGCCAAAGGCGACGACATGCGTACCCTGCTGCGCAAGGCGCTGAACGGACTTGCCGCAAATGCTGCCGCTTGA
- a CDS encoding class I adenylate cyclase: protein MSEAAIGDEAGLGRKQLNRIVGRFLTLRDRRLSRLRATLTHEQRSFFDVLPLLWHVNHPMMPGFISSDTPAGVVGYRPNREQLLLARRYVRGFRDDRQLHREQPIVGLYLMGSMGSLGQTVGSDLDFWLCYASDVDQEGLEALRRKAALLEQHATAIGLHAHFFLMQDAAFRDGAIEKLSSESSGHTQHTLLLEEFYRTGLLLAGNPLLWWAVPPEHETDYTAYTRQLIEKRFIRADQWLDFGGLQTLPAEEFFGVAHWQLFKGIDAPYKSLLKLMLLEAYAAEYPKVDWLCTETKRAVYQGEELDPDDLDPYLLILQRITRYLRSRNESERLQLARRAFYFKAGQTVVRSPQSTDWRFLQMMRQCEKWGWTERDLAQLDTRSHWKLDRVLEERNLLVSELSRSYRLLTEFARDQDEAAGIHTRELRLLGRKLYAALDKRPGKVDRVNPGISRDLSERTLWLRRVDDEPVRWQLFLQPPAELNTPVKTSISLIEILTWVHLNGICERSTQVHYLPKVAGYGEPEQDKILKTLRKRLNRSAAPESSLEAYAEPALGRLSLWFVNVAHDPLASHADAGYHLISERVDALSFGAVHECLVDNIEHLYTTTWGEVRIERHPDVEEGLLNCLCRYLDVFSPHMHKPVPVSAYSYSSTRGGAIAARVARLAQAVADTFHQHGRAARYLLRIGDLFYQIHYHNDCYSWAPIGEDADLSMHLAEYSASFRPTRIDRISMPDSPLPMLMASNQADVIQVFCEVRERGVQLYVFDECGALHQQWVAGADEHHLLIQQRRFLDAYSSRRELTGEAPGGERGPQFARIARLSSGEWRIDEVRVAPSRMTEHTELVLAVSPDGRLQDGFRLQLGSREFDSLLFGDDLYDEVAAHLRRLRRGGAGYPVYLTGVVGAEGDNGRPCGLVDLLRLKQQVEQRLAEAMR from the coding sequence ATGAGCGAAGCGGCCATAGGAGACGAAGCGGGCCTCGGCCGTAAACAGCTGAACCGCATCGTCGGCCGATTCCTCACACTGCGTGATCGACGCCTGTCCCGCCTGCGCGCGACCCTGACGCACGAACAACGCAGCTTTTTCGACGTCCTGCCGTTGCTGTGGCACGTCAATCACCCGATGATGCCCGGGTTCATATCCTCAGACACCCCCGCCGGGGTGGTGGGCTACCGTCCGAACCGTGAACAGTTGTTGCTGGCTCGGCGCTATGTGCGCGGTTTCCGCGACGACCGCCAGTTGCACCGCGAACAGCCTATCGTAGGCCTGTATCTGATGGGCAGCATGGGAAGCCTCGGGCAGACGGTCGGTAGCGATCTCGATTTCTGGCTTTGTTACGCCAGCGACGTCGACCAGGAGGGACTCGAGGCGTTACGGCGCAAGGCAGCACTGCTCGAACAACATGCGACCGCGATCGGGCTGCATGCCCACTTCTTCTTGATGCAGGATGCGGCGTTTCGAGACGGCGCCATCGAAAAACTGTCGTCCGAGAGCAGCGGACACACCCAGCACACCCTGCTACTCGAAGAGTTCTATCGCACCGGACTGCTACTGGCCGGCAACCCCTTGCTGTGGTGGGCGGTGCCACCGGAACACGAAACCGACTACACCGCCTACACCCGCCAGCTGATCGAGAAACGTTTCATCCGAGCCGACCAGTGGCTCGACTTCGGGGGCCTGCAGACGTTGCCGGCGGAGGAATTCTTCGGCGTCGCGCACTGGCAGCTGTTCAAAGGTATCGATGCCCCTTACAAGTCGCTGCTCAAACTGATGCTGCTCGAGGCCTATGCCGCCGAGTACCCGAAGGTCGACTGGCTGTGTACCGAGACCAAGCGCGCGGTGTACCAGGGTGAAGAGCTCGACCCTGACGACCTCGATCCCTACCTGCTGATCCTGCAACGCATCACGCGCTATCTGCGCTCGCGCAACGAATCCGAGCGCCTGCAACTCGCACGCCGGGCGTTCTATTTCAAGGCCGGACAGACCGTGGTTCGTTCGCCGCAGTCGACCGACTGGCGTTTCCTGCAGATGATGCGCCAATGCGAAAAATGGGGCTGGACCGAACGTGACCTGGCGCAGCTCGACACGCGCTCGCACTGGAAGCTCGACCGGGTACTGGAAGAACGCAACCTGCTGGTATCGGAACTGTCGCGCAGCTACCGGCTGCTCACCGAGTTCGCCCGCGATCAGGATGAGGCCGCCGGGATCCATACGCGCGAACTGCGACTGCTCGGACGCAAGCTTTATGCGGCGCTGGACAAGCGGCCGGGCAAGGTCGATCGCGTCAACCCCGGCATCTCACGCGACCTTTCCGAACGCACCCTGTGGCTTCGCCGCGTGGACGACGAACCGGTGCGCTGGCAGCTGTTTCTGCAGCCGCCCGCGGAACTCAACACCCCGGTCAAGACCAGCATCAGCCTGATCGAGATCCTGACCTGGGTGCACCTGAACGGGATCTGCGAACGCAGCACCCAGGTTCACTACCTGCCAAAAGTCGCCGGCTACGGCGAGCCTGAGCAGGACAAGATCCTCAAGACCCTGCGCAAACGGCTCAACCGCAGTGCCGCACCCGAGTCGAGCCTCGAGGCCTACGCCGAACCGGCGCTCGGGCGGCTGTCGCTGTGGTTCGTCAACGTGGCGCACGACCCGCTCGCGAGCCACGCCGATGCCGGCTATCACCTGATCAGCGAACGCGTGGACGCGCTCAGCTTTGGCGCGGTGCACGAGTGCCTGGTCGACAACATCGAGCACCTGTACACGACCACCTGGGGCGAGGTGCGCATCGAACGCCATCCGGACGTAGAAGAGGGCCTGCTGAACTGCCTGTGCCGCTATCTGGACGTGTTCTCACCGCACATGCACAAGCCTGTTCCGGTCAGTGCCTACAGCTATTCGTCGACCCGCGGCGGGGCCATCGCCGCACGCGTCGCACGACTCGCGCAGGCTGTGGCCGACACGTTCCACCAGCATGGTCGCGCGGCGCGATATCTGCTGCGCATCGGCGACCTGTTCTACCAGATCCACTATCACAACGACTGCTACAGCTGGGCGCCGATCGGTGAGGACGCCGACCTTTCGATGCATCTTGCGGAATACAGCGCAAGCTTCAGACCGACCCGGATCGACCGTATCAGCATGCCCGATTCGCCGCTCCCGATGCTGATGGCGTCCAACCAGGCCGACGTGATTCAGGTGTTTTGCGAGGTACGCGAGCGCGGCGTGCAACTGTATGTTTTCGACGAATGCGGCGCCCTGCACCAACAGTGGGTCGCCGGCGCGGACGAGCACCATCTGCTGATCCAGCAACGTCGTTTTCTCGACGCGTACAGCAGCCGACGCGAGCTCACCGGCGAGGCTCCCGGTGGCGAACGGGGTCCGCAGTTCGCGCGCATTGCACGCCTGTCTTCCGGCGAGTGGCGCATCGACGAGGTCAGGGTGGCCCCGAGCCGCATGACCGAGCATACCGAGTTGGTGCTCGCCGTCAGCCCCGACGGCCGTCTGCAGGACGGTTTCCGTCTGCAGCTTGGAAGCCGTGAGTTCGATTCCTTGCTGTTCGGCGACGACCTGTATGACGAGGTCGCCGCCCACCTGCGGCGCCTGCGACGCGGCGGTGCCGGCTATCCGGTCTATCTGACCGGCGTGGTGGGCGCCGAGGGCGACAACGGACGTCCGTGCGGCCTGGTGGACCTGCTGCGTCTCAAACAACAGGTCGAACAACGCCTCGCCGAGGCCATGCGCTGA
- the lysA gene encoding diaminopimelate decarboxylase, producing MDHFQYRDGELYAEDVPLQAVAERFGTPCYVYSRATLERHWHAFDDAFGDHPHLVCYAVKANSNLGVLNLLARLGSGFDIVSVGELERVLAAGGAPDKVLFSGVGKQEHEMRRALEVGIRCFNVESASELERLNRVAGEMDRRAPISLRVNPDVDAQTHPYISTGLRENKFGIAIEDAAALYRHAQTLPHLAVTGVDCHIGSQLTQLGPFLDALERVLVLVERLQGEGIEIRHLDLGGGLGVRYRDEVPPLPSDYAGALLRRLAQAPFEILIEPGRAIAANAGVLLTRVEYLKHSPAKDFAVIDAAMNDLIRPALYQAWQPIVSVEERPHGVHGVYDLVGPICETGDFLGKQRALTLAEGSLLAVRGSGAYGFSMASNYNSRPRAAEVMVDGDRMHLVRRRETIAELFAGEQRLPD from the coding sequence ATGGACCATTTCCAGTACCGCGACGGCGAACTGTACGCCGAAGACGTGCCGTTGCAGGCGGTCGCCGAGCGCTTCGGCACACCCTGTTACGTCTATTCACGCGCCACGCTGGAGCGCCACTGGCACGCGTTCGACGACGCCTTTGGCGACCATCCGCACCTGGTTTGCTATGCGGTCAAGGCCAATTCCAACCTGGGTGTGCTGAATCTGCTGGCGCGACTCGGCTCCGGCTTCGACATCGTCTCGGTCGGCGAGTTGGAGCGCGTGCTTGCAGCGGGGGGCGCCCCCGACAAGGTGCTGTTCTCAGGGGTCGGCAAGCAGGAACACGAGATGCGCCGCGCGCTCGAGGTCGGGATCCGCTGCTTCAACGTGGAGTCGGCATCCGAACTGGAGCGGCTCAACCGCGTCGCCGGCGAGATGGACCGGCGCGCGCCGATCTCGCTGCGCGTGAACCCGGACGTGGATGCGCAGACGCATCCGTATATATCGACCGGGCTGCGCGAGAACAAATTCGGCATCGCGATCGAGGATGCCGCGGCACTGTACCGTCACGCACAGACGCTGCCGCACCTCGCGGTGACCGGCGTCGACTGCCATATCGGCTCGCAACTCACCCAACTCGGCCCCTTCCTGGATGCGCTGGAGCGCGTTCTGGTACTGGTCGAGCGACTGCAGGGCGAGGGCATCGAGATCCGGCATCTCGACCTCGGCGGTGGCCTAGGCGTGCGCTATCGCGACGAGGTGCCGCCGCTGCCGTCCGACTATGCCGGCGCGCTGTTGCGTCGTCTGGCCCAGGCGCCGTTCGAGATCCTGATCGAGCCGGGGCGGGCGATCGCCGCGAACGCCGGCGTACTGCTGACCCGTGTCGAATACCTCAAGCACAGTCCCGCAAAGGACTTCGCCGTCATCGACGCCGCGATGAATGACCTGATCCGCCCGGCGTTGTACCAGGCATGGCAGCCGATCGTCAGTGTCGAGGAACGGCCGCATGGAGTACATGGGGTCTACGACCTGGTCGGACCGATCTGCGAAACCGGCGATTTCCTCGGCAAACAGCGGGCCCTGACCCTGGCCGAGGGCAGCCTGCTCGCGGTGCGCGGTTCAGGGGCCTATGGCTTTTCGATGGCATCGAACTACAACAGCCGACCGCGTGCCGCCGAGGTGATGGTCGACGGCGACCGGATGCACCTGGTGAGGCGCCGCGAAACGATCGCCGAGCTGTTCGCGGGCGAACAACGGCTGCCCGACTGA